A genomic window from Rhodomicrobium lacus includes:
- the ahcY gene encoding adenosylhomocysteinase — protein MSNDFIVKDLSLADWGRKELDIAETEMPGLMAVREKFGKEQPLKGARVAGCLHMTIQTAVLIESLQALGAEVRWASCNIFSTQDHAAAAIAARGTPVFAVKGETLDEYWDYVDRILEWPNGETANMILDDGGDATLIVLLGAEAETNPAVLENPHSEEEASLFKTIKKRLAKTPGWYSKVKANIKGVSEETTTGVLRLYQMEKKGTLAFPAINVNDSVTKSKFDNRYGCRESLVDGIRRATDVMMAGKVAVVAGYGDVGKGSAQSLRGAGARVVVTEIDPICALQAAMDGFAVQTLDEVADKADIFVTATGNKDVITIEHMRKMKDMAIVCNIGHFDNEIQVASLKNYKWTNVKPQVDLIEFPGGNRILLLSEGRLVNLGNATGHPSFVMSASFSNQVLAQIELWTNSGKGKYENKVYVLPKHLDETVARLHLEKLGVHLTQLSKEQAEYIGVPVEGPFKSDLYKY, from the coding sequence GTGTCGAACGATTTCATTGTCAAAGATCTAAGCCTAGCGGACTGGGGCCGCAAGGAATTGGATATCGCCGAAACGGAAATGCCGGGCCTGATGGCCGTGCGCGAGAAGTTCGGCAAGGAACAGCCGCTGAAGGGCGCGCGCGTCGCGGGCTGTCTGCACATGACGATCCAGACCGCCGTGCTGATCGAGAGCCTTCAGGCGCTCGGCGCCGAAGTCCGCTGGGCCTCGTGCAACATCTTCTCGACGCAGGACCACGCCGCCGCCGCCATCGCCGCGCGCGGAACGCCCGTCTTCGCGGTGAAGGGCGAGACGCTCGATGAATATTGGGACTATGTGGACCGCATTCTCGAATGGCCGAACGGCGAAACCGCCAACATGATCCTCGACGACGGCGGCGACGCGACGCTGATCGTGCTCCTCGGCGCGGAAGCCGAGACGAATCCGGCGGTGCTCGAAAACCCGCATAGCGAGGAAGAGGCAAGCCTCTTCAAGACGATCAAGAAGCGCCTCGCGAAGACCCCCGGCTGGTATTCCAAGGTGAAGGCCAACATCAAGGGCGTGTCCGAAGAGACGACGACCGGCGTGCTTCGCCTCTACCAGATGGAAAAGAAGGGCACGCTCGCCTTCCCGGCCATCAACGTGAACGACAGCGTCACGAAGTCGAAGTTCGACAACCGCTATGGCTGCCGCGAAAGCCTCGTGGACGGTATCCGCCGCGCGACCGACGTCATGATGGCGGGCAAGGTTGCTGTGGTGGCGGGTTATGGCGACGTCGGCAAGGGCTCGGCGCAGTCGCTGCGCGGCGCTGGCGCGCGCGTGGTCGTGACCGAAATCGACCCGATCTGCGCGCTTCAGGCGGCGATGGACGGCTTTGCCGTGCAGACGCTCGACGAGGTTGCCGACAAGGCCGACATCTTCGTGACGGCGACCGGCAACAAGGACGTCATCACCATCGAGCACATGCGCAAGATGAAGGACATGGCCATCGTCTGCAACATTGGCCATTTCGACAATGAAATCCAGGTCGCGAGCCTGAAGAACTACAAGTGGACCAACGTCAAGCCGCAGGTCGATCTGATCGAGTTCCCCGGCGGCAACCGCATCCTACTTTTGTCCGAAGGCCGTCTCGTGAACCTCGGCAACGCGACGGGGCATCCGAGCTTCGTCATGAGCGCGTCGTTCTCGAACCAGGTTCTGGCGCAGATCGAGCTTTGGACGAACTCGGGCAAGGGCAAGTACGAAAACAAGGTCTATGTGCTGCCGAAGCATCTCGATGAGACGGTCGCGCGTCTGCACCTCGAAAAGCTTGGCGTACACCTGACGCAGCTCTCGAAGGAGCAGGCCGAGTATATCGGCGTGCCGGTCGAAGGGCCGTTCAAGTCGGACCTTTACAAGTACTAG
- a CDS encoding DUF2059 domain-containing protein, which translates to MPALAARLLFLAVLLPFSLPALALDDTPQNREAQAERYLAAVPPKSQIADTVAGIAETLPPEQQEQFKALMLKYFDIDKVSVAIRQAMVKTFTADELKALADFYGSQVAKSAVGKMDAYRAEVLPATEQELQAAIAKVQAELHPQGAGDAKPAEEPKK; encoded by the coding sequence ATGCCTGCCCTAGCCGCTCGCCTGCTTTTTCTGGCGGTTCTGCTCCCGTTTTCGCTTCCTGCCCTCGCGCTCGACGACACCCCGCAGAACCGCGAGGCGCAGGCCGAACGTTATCTCGCGGCCGTGCCGCCGAAATCCCAGATCGCCGATACCGTGGCGGGCATCGCGGAGACGTTGCCCCCCGAGCAGCAGGAGCAGTTCAAGGCGCTCATGCTCAAATATTTCGACATCGACAAGGTGTCGGTGGCCATCAGGCAGGCTATGGTGAAGACGTTCACCGCCGACGAATTGAAGGCGCTTGCCGATTTCTACGGCTCGCAGGTTGCCAAGTCCGCCGTGGGCAAGATGGACGCCTACAGGGCCGAGGTTCTGCCGGCAACGGAGCAGGAGCTTCAGGCGGCGATTGCCAAGGTCCAGGCCGAACTGCACCCGCAGGGAGCGGGCGACGCCAAACCCGCCGAAGAGCCGAAGAAATAA
- a CDS encoding cytochrome-c peroxidase, with the protein MNRIFSVALGLGLMLPAVALADDLRADANAVFKPIPSIVPAVKDNAVTRDKVELGKMLFFDPRLSRSQIISCNSCHNLGTGGVDAGPTSIGHGWQKGPRRAPTVLNAVFNVAQFWDGRAEDLNAQAKGPVQASVEMNNTPANVVATLSAMPGYVDAFKKAFPGEKAPVTFDNFAKAVEAFEATLITPAARFDQFLEGNETAIDETEKKGLRLFLNKGCAACHNGINVGGNGYYPFGVIQKPGADILPVGDKGRFAVSKTASDEYVFRAAPLRNVALRAPYFHSGQVWSLEQAVAVMGDAQLGEKLTDEETKLIVAFLKTLTGEQPRVELPILPVRTNDTPKPE; encoded by the coding sequence ATGAACAGAATTTTCTCCGTGGCATTGGGACTTGGTCTCATGCTGCCCGCGGTGGCGTTGGCAGACGATTTGCGCGCCGATGCAAATGCCGTCTTCAAACCGATTCCGTCGATCGTTCCGGCGGTGAAGGATAATGCCGTCACGCGCGACAAGGTCGAACTCGGCAAGATGCTGTTCTTCGATCCGCGTCTTTCCCGCAGTCAGATCATCAGCTGCAACAGTTGCCACAATCTCGGCACCGGCGGCGTCGATGCGGGGCCCACGTCCATCGGTCACGGCTGGCAAAAAGGGCCGCGCCGCGCGCCCACCGTGTTGAACGCGGTGTTCAATGTCGCCCAATTCTGGGATGGCCGCGCCGAAGACCTCAATGCTCAGGCGAAGGGCCCGGTGCAGGCGAGCGTCGAGATGAACAACACGCCCGCCAATGTCGTCGCGACGCTGTCCGCGATGCCGGGTTATGTGGATGCGTTCAAGAAGGCGTTTCCCGGAGAGAAGGCACCGGTCACCTTCGATAATTTCGCAAAGGCCGTGGAGGCATTTGAAGCCACGCTCATCACGCCTGCCGCGCGCTTCGACCAGTTCCTCGAAGGAAATGAAACGGCCATCGACGAAACCGAGAAAAAGGGCCTTCGCCTGTTCCTCAACAAGGGGTGCGCGGCCTGTCACAACGGCATCAATGTCGGCGGTAACGGCTACTATCCGTTCGGCGTGATCCAGAAGCCCGGCGCGGACATCCTGCCGGTCGGCGACAAGGGCCGCTTCGCTGTCAGCAAGACCGCCTCGGACGAATATGTTTTCCGTGCGGCTCCGCTGCGTAACGTCGCCCTGCGTGCGCCCTATTTCCACAGCGGGCAGGTGTGGTCGCTTGAGCAGGCCGTTGCCGTCATGGGCGACGCGCAACTCGGCGAAAAGCTGACCGACGAGGAAACGAAGCTGATTGTCGCCTTCCTCAAGACATTGACCGGCGAGCAGCCGCGCGTCGAACTGCCGATCCTGCCGGTCCGCACGAACGACACGCCGAAGCCCGAATAG
- a CDS encoding deoxyguanosinetriphosphate triphosphohydrolase translates to MTELAPYAAHAEASLGRLHPEAPCPTRDVYQRDRDRIIHSTAFRRLIHKTQVFIYHEGDHYRTRLTHTLEVAQIARTLARALGLNEDLTEAIALAHDLGHPPFGHAGEDALNEAMASIGGFDHNAQSLRIVTLLEHRYAAFRGMNLTFETLEGIVKHNGPLVAADGRPLARYAASGLPLAIRAYASEQDLRLDTQAPLEGQVAALADDIAYNNHDIDDGFRAGYITVREMEDVPLVARMLAEVRGRYGDLADAPLVYEMNRRMVAAMVQDVLAETRARIAAATPSSIEDVRAAPAPLAQFSDGMAAGIGELRRFLFARVYKHRDIVKKMTDAQAILRELYDHFAANPAEMRLEARAASLSDDTARLRAAGDFVAGMTDMFAIKAYAAIRSGLANGAPPL, encoded by the coding sequence ATGACGGAGCTTGCACCCTACGCGGCCCATGCCGAAGCGAGCCTCGGGAGGCTTCATCCGGAGGCGCCTTGCCCGACCCGCGACGTCTATCAGCGCGACCGGGACCGCATCATTCACTCCACCGCCTTCCGCAGACTGATCCACAAGACGCAGGTGTTCATCTATCACGAGGGCGACCATTACCGCACGCGGCTCACCCATACGCTCGAAGTTGCCCAGATTGCGCGGACGCTGGCGCGTGCGCTCGGCCTTAACGAAGATTTGACCGAAGCCATCGCGCTCGCCCACGACCTTGGCCACCCGCCGTTCGGCCATGCGGGCGAGGACGCGCTGAATGAGGCGATGGCTTCCATCGGCGGCTTCGACCATAACGCGCAAAGCCTGCGCATCGTCACGCTGCTCGAACATCGCTACGCGGCGTTTAGAGGCATGAACCTGACGTTCGAGACGCTGGAAGGCATCGTCAAGCATAATGGCCCGCTCGTCGCCGCCGATGGCCGTCCACTCGCGCGCTACGCTGCAAGCGGTCTGCCGCTCGCAATCCGGGCCTACGCCAGCGAACAGGATCTGCGTCTCGATACCCAGGCGCCGCTCGAAGGTCAGGTCGCGGCGCTCGCCGACGATATCGCCTACAACAATCACGACATCGATGACGGCTTCCGCGCCGGCTACATCACCGTTCGCGAAATGGAAGACGTGCCGCTCGTCGCGCGGATGCTGGCGGAGGTGCGCGGGCGTTATGGTGATCTCGCCGACGCGCCGCTCGTCTATGAAATGAACCGGCGCATGGTCGCGGCTATGGTGCAGGATGTGCTTGCCGAGACGCGCGCGCGGATCGCCGCGGCCACGCCGTCATCCATCGAGGACGTCCGCGCCGCCCCCGCGCCCCTCGCCCAATTTTCGGACGGCATGGCCGCAGGCATCGGCGAACTGCGGCGCTTTCTGTTCGCGCGGGTCTACAAGCACCGCGACATTGTGAAGAAGATGACGGATGCGCAGGCGATTCTGCGCGAGCTTTACGATCATTTTGCCGCCAATCCCGCCGAAATGCGTCTCGAAGCACGGGCCGCGTCGCTGTCCGACGATACGGCGCGGCTTCGCGCAGCCGGCGACTTCGTGGCGGGCATGACGGACATGTTCGCAATAAAGGCTTATGCGGCGATCAGGAGCGGCCTCGCGAACGGGGCGCCGCCGCTTTAA
- the erpA gene encoding iron-sulfur cluster insertion protein ErpA, whose amino-acid sequence MTTDANISVSERAANRIREIVGPSQGENALRISVQGGGCSGFSYNFEIVPAPAEDDIVIEKSGARVVIDPVSVPFMTGSEIDFIDDLMGSSFKITNPNATASCGCGTSFSI is encoded by the coding sequence ATGACCACGGATGCCAACATAAGCGTGAGCGAGCGGGCCGCCAACCGTATTCGGGAGATCGTAGGGCCTTCACAAGGCGAGAATGCGTTGCGCATCAGCGTGCAAGGCGGCGGCTGCTCGGGGTTCAGCTACAATTTCGAGATCGTTCCCGCACCGGCAGAGGACGATATCGTGATCGAGAAATCCGGCGCGCGCGTGGTCATCGATCCCGTGTCCGTGCCGTTCATGACAGGTTCCGAGATCGATTTCATCGACGACCTGATGGGCTCTTCCTTCAAGATCACCAACCCGAACGCAACCGCCTCCTGCGGATGCGGCACGTCTTTCTCGATCTGA
- the xth gene encoding exodeoxyribonuclease III yields MLTVATWNVNSIKQRETAAVQWLKRARPDVLCLQEIKCQTEAFPRSVFEDLGYNCAVIGQKSFNGIAILSRFPIDETVVGLPGDDTDEQSRYIEAVLSLPGGGAFRVASVYAPNGNPVASPKLDYKLAWLARFKDHAETLLAYEEPFALAGDYNIIPRGIDVYNPAAWSEDALFRLESRQAFRRILNLGLADAVETCNSGGGQFTFWDYQAGAWQKNLGLRIDHILLSPQALSRLRSATIDRTPRSWDKPSDHTPVQVTLGM; encoded by the coding sequence GTGCTCACCGTCGCCACGTGGAATGTAAACTCCATCAAGCAACGCGAAACCGCAGCGGTGCAGTGGCTGAAGCGCGCGCGCCCTGACGTGCTGTGCCTTCAGGAAATCAAATGCCAGACCGAGGCTTTCCCGCGGAGCGTGTTCGAGGATCTCGGATATAATTGCGCCGTCATCGGGCAGAAGTCGTTCAATGGCATCGCCATCCTGTCGAGATTTCCGATCGACGAAACCGTCGTCGGCCTGCCCGGCGACGACACGGACGAGCAATCGCGCTACATCGAGGCGGTGCTGTCGCTTCCCGGCGGCGGTGCATTTCGCGTGGCGTCTGTCTACGCGCCGAACGGCAACCCCGTGGCTTCGCCGAAGCTCGATTACAAGCTCGCATGGCTCGCCCGTTTCAAGGACCACGCCGAAACGCTTCTCGCCTATGAAGAGCCTTTCGCGCTCGCGGGAGACTACAACATCATTCCGCGCGGCATCGACGTCTATAATCCGGCCGCCTGGTCGGAAGACGCGCTGTTCCGCCTCGAATCGCGGCAGGCGTTCCGCCGCATTCTCAACCTCGGCCTCGCGGACGCGGTCGAGACCTGCAATTCCGGCGGAGGCCAATTCACCTTCTGGGACTATCAGGCGGGCGCCTGGCAGAAAAATCTCGGCCTGCGCATCGATCACATCCTGCTGTCGCCGCAGGCCCTCTCAAGGCTTCGCTCCGCAACTATCGACCGCACGCCGAGAAGCTGGGACAAGCCCTCGGATCACACGCCCGTTCAGGTCACCCTCGGTATGTGA
- the ubiB gene encoding 2-polyprenylphenol 6-hydroxylase yields MFKAIRNTYRLTKAGATLAWYGVGFVPDYVTLPAPLRILRADERESGAKRQARGERLAKAIRALGPTYIKLGQFLATRPDVVGPHLATALGSLRDRLPPFSVDKAHHEIEASFGKRWQDVFVEFGPPLAAASIAQVHKAAVRTPGGNTRAVAVKILRPDVERRFERDLESFYFAAHTAERFSPQMRRLRPVAAVDTLAQSVVLEMDLRLEAAAISEMADNIAKGGDVGFRVPRVDWERTSKRVLTLDWIDGIPLTNIEAIRAAGVDMEALGLTVIQSFLKHAIRDGFFHADMHQGNLFVDPRDGALIAVDFGIMGRLGPKEQRFLAEILYGFITRNYYRASEIHFEAGYVPANQSVAAFGQALRAIGEPIMGRPAEEISMARLLTQLFDNTEVFQMKMRPELLLLQKTMVVVEGVARSLDPKLNIWVAAEPVVREWLTSQLGPRAQIRDAVSNVNALASALRQAPDLIERGAKIVDALDPDKPRETSPRPSRWPIAVPLWLATGALVTIAAKLLFP; encoded by the coding sequence ATGTTCAAAGCCATCAGGAATACATACCGACTGACGAAGGCCGGCGCGACGCTCGCATGGTACGGCGTGGGATTCGTCCCCGACTACGTGACGCTTCCCGCGCCGCTCCGCATCCTGCGCGCAGACGAGCGTGAATCGGGCGCGAAACGCCAGGCCAGAGGCGAACGGCTGGCGAAGGCGATCCGCGCGCTCGGGCCGACCTATATCAAGCTCGGGCAGTTTCTCGCGACAAGGCCCGATGTGGTGGGGCCTCATCTCGCCACGGCGCTCGGCTCGCTTCGCGATCGCTTGCCGCCGTTCTCGGTCGACAAGGCTCATCATGAGATCGAAGCCTCCTTCGGCAAGCGCTGGCAGGACGTGTTCGTGGAGTTCGGACCGCCTCTCGCAGCGGCTTCCATCGCGCAGGTCCACAAGGCGGCCGTGCGCACGCCGGGAGGCAATACCCGCGCCGTTGCGGTCAAGATCCTAAGGCCCGACGTCGAGAGGCGCTTCGAACGCGACCTCGAAAGTTTCTATTTTGCGGCGCATACGGCGGAGAGGTTTTCGCCGCAAATGAGGCGCCTGCGGCCGGTTGCTGCCGTCGACACACTGGCGCAGTCGGTCGTGCTGGAGATGGATCTGCGCCTCGAAGCCGCCGCGATTTCGGAGATGGCCGATAATATCGCCAAAGGAGGCGATGTCGGCTTTCGCGTGCCGCGTGTCGACTGGGAACGCACGTCGAAGCGCGTGCTGACGCTCGACTGGATCGACGGCATCCCGCTCACGAATATCGAGGCCATTCGCGCGGCCGGCGTCGACATGGAAGCGCTCGGGCTGACCGTCATCCAGTCGTTCCTCAAGCATGCCATTCGCGACGGCTTCTTCCACGCAGACATGCATCAGGGCAATCTGTTCGTCGATCCGCGCGACGGCGCGTTAATCGCGGTGGATTTCGGGATCATGGGGCGGCTCGGTCCCAAGGAACAGCGCTTTCTCGCGGAAATCCTCTACGGCTTCATCACCCGCAACTACTACCGCGCGTCGGAGATTCACTTCGAGGCCGGTTACGTACCCGCGAACCAGAGCGTTGCCGCTTTCGGTCAGGCGCTTCGCGCCATCGGCGAGCCGATCATGGGGCGTCCCGCAGAGGAGATTTCGATGGCGCGTCTTCTGACGCAACTCTTCGACAATACCGAAGTGTTCCAGATGAAGATGCGGCCGGAGCTTCTGCTTCTTCAGAAGACCATGGTGGTCGTGGAAGGCGTCGCCCGCTCGCTCGATCCGAAGCTCAATATCTGGGTCGCGGCGGAGCCGGTGGTTCGCGAATGGCTGACGAGCCAGCTCGGGCCGCGCGCGCAGATCCGCGATGCCGTGTCGAACGTCAACGCCCTGGCGAGCGCGCTCAGGCAGGCGCCTGACCTTATCGAGCGCGGCGCGAAGATCGTCGATGCCCTCGATCCAGACAAGCCGCGAGAAACATCGCCAAGGCCCAGCCGGTGGCCTATCGCGGTGCCGCTGTGGCTTGCGACGGGTGCGCTTGTCACCATCGCCGCGAAGCTTCTTTTCCCGTGA
- a CDS encoding DUF2130 domain-containing protein: MEPSIVCPNCRSEIKLTETLAAPLLQKIRAESEELVRRKEVDFQKREAAIRAQQNQIREAKDALEAEVAERVAAERRKLVEEEARKARAAVLIDLQQKARELEEAHLRNKEQAAKLAEAQKAQADAVRKERELEDARRELDLTIERRVAAQQSEIQARARKEAEEQLLLKVQEREQTIHAMQKQIEDLKRKAEQGSQQLQGEVQELQLEALLRAGFPHDIVTPVPKGEFGGDAIQQVMTPFGQDCGKILWESKRTRNWSDGWLAKLRDDQRMAKADAAIIVSHALPKTIETFGQIDGIWVVSPKCAVAMAIAVRHLLIEVAGARKSAEGQQTKMEAMYQYLTGPRFRHRVEAIVEKFAEMQADLERERKAMQKAWAKRETQIRGVIDATAGMYGDMQGIAGRSLQEIDGLDFGHDKDVELGRPDQGRIRLLNSDGAS; the protein is encoded by the coding sequence GTGGAGCCGTCCATCGTCTGTCCGAATTGCCGGTCCGAAATCAAGCTGACCGAAACCTTGGCAGCCCCCCTTCTCCAGAAGATCCGGGCCGAAAGTGAAGAGCTTGTGCGCCGGAAGGAAGTCGACTTCCAGAAGCGCGAAGCGGCGATCCGCGCGCAGCAGAACCAGATCCGGGAAGCGAAGGACGCGCTGGAGGCCGAGGTTGCCGAGCGGGTAGCGGCGGAGCGCAGGAAACTCGTCGAGGAAGAGGCCCGCAAAGCGCGGGCGGCCGTTCTGATCGACCTTCAGCAAAAGGCGCGAGAGCTTGAGGAAGCGCACCTTCGCAACAAGGAGCAGGCCGCAAAGCTCGCCGAGGCACAGAAGGCGCAGGCGGACGCCGTTCGTAAGGAGCGCGAACTTGAGGATGCCCGCCGCGAACTTGATCTGACGATCGAACGCCGGGTGGCGGCACAGCAGTCCGAGATTCAGGCGCGTGCCCGGAAGGAAGCCGAGGAGCAGCTACTGCTGAAGGTTCAGGAGCGCGAACAGACGATCCATGCCATGCAGAAGCAGATCGAGGACTTGAAACGCAAGGCCGAGCAGGGCTCGCAGCAGCTTCAGGGCGAGGTGCAGGAGTTGCAGCTCGAAGCGCTTTTACGCGCGGGGTTTCCGCACGACATCGTCACTCCGGTGCCGAAGGGCGAGTTCGGGGGCGACGCCATACAACAGGTGATGACCCCGTTCGGCCAGGACTGTGGCAAGATCCTTTGGGAATCCAAGCGGACACGGAATTGGAGCGACGGATGGCTCGCCAAGCTGCGCGACGATCAGCGGATGGCCAAGGCCGATGCGGCGATCATCGTCAGCCACGCGCTCCCCAAGACGATCGAGACCTTCGGGCAGATCGATGGGATCTGGGTCGTTTCGCCCAAATGTGCGGTGGCGATGGCGATAGCCGTCCGTCATTTGCTCATCGAGGTCGCAGGCGCGCGAAAATCGGCCGAGGGACAGCAGACCAAGATGGAGGCGATGTATCAGTATCTCACCGGCCCCCGCTTCAGACATCGGGTGGAGGCCATTGTCGAGAAATTCGCCGAAATGCAGGCCGACCTGGAGCGCGAGCGCAAAGCGATGCAAAAGGCCTGGGCCAAGCGCGAGACGCAGATCCGTGGTGTGATCGACGCAACCGCGGGCATGTATGGTGACATGCAGGGCATCGCGGGGCGGTCGCTCCAGGAGATCGATGGCCTCGACTTCGGTCACGACAAGGACGTCGAGTTGGGCCGGCCCGATCAGGGAAGGATAAGGCTGCTCAATTCGGACGGCGCATCCTGA
- a CDS encoding NnrU family protein, protein MVTSTALYIASAAFFTLHLLPSTPVRPRALAMVGEGVYTAIFSVLSVILLWLLAREFNAANYGAKLWLIPAWWLWIKAFLILFAYVLIFAGVLTPNPSSPGSANSLENPDIANGIFAITRHPVMWGVAIWALTHMISQSTWRGFAFFGSFAATALIGSWLQQRRKRASVPGWADFEARTSFFPFLALIENRATLRLKSIAWGPVAVAVIAWGAVLHYHGWIFGTPALR, encoded by the coding sequence ATGGTTACATCGACCGCCTTGTACATCGCATCGGCCGCCTTCTTCACTCTCCATCTCCTGCCGTCGACACCCGTTCGGCCAAGAGCGCTCGCGATGGTAGGGGAGGGTGTGTACACGGCGATTTTCTCTGTCCTTTCGGTGATCTTGCTGTGGCTTCTGGCCAGAGAATTCAACGCGGCGAACTATGGCGCAAAGCTGTGGCTCATTCCGGCCTGGTGGCTGTGGATAAAAGCCTTTCTGATCCTTTTCGCGTATGTCCTCATCTTTGCCGGTGTCCTGACCCCGAACCCATCGTCGCCTGGCTCGGCAAACAGCCTCGAAAATCCGGACATAGCCAACGGCATCTTCGCCATAACCCGGCATCCCGTCATGTGGGGCGTCGCGATATGGGCTCTGACCCACATGATTTCCCAGTCGACGTGGCGCGGTTTTGCGTTCTTTGGCAGTTTTGCAGCCACGGCGCTGATCGGCAGCTGGCTCCAGCAGCGACGAAAACGCGCTTCCGTTCCCGGATGGGCCGATTTTGAGGCCCGAACCTCCTTCTTTCCTTTCCTCGCCCTGATCGAAAACAGAGCCACCCTGAGATTGAAGTCGATTGCCTGGGGGCCGGTGGCTGTTGCCGTCATCGCGTGGGGTGCGGTCCTGCACTATCACGGATGGATTTTCGGCACGCCCGCCCTGCGCTGA
- the grxD gene encoding Grx4 family monothiol glutaredoxin: MSEDVQSWIKDQVTTNDVVLFMKGTKEFPQCGFSGRVSQILNFLGVTYKDINVLADDGIRNGIKTYTNWPTIPQLYVKGEFIGGADIVSEMFQSGELQKFLTDKGVPTSKAA; this comes from the coding sequence ATGAGCGAAGACGTCCAGAGCTGGATCAAGGATCAGGTCACGACAAACGACGTGGTGCTCTTCATGAAAGGGACCAAGGAGTTTCCGCAGTGCGGTTTTTCCGGCCGCGTCTCGCAAATTCTGAATTTCCTCGGTGTCACCTACAAGGACATCAACGTCCTGGCCGATGACGGCATTCGCAATGGCATAAAGACCTACACGAACTGGCCAACGATCCCGCAGCTCTATGTCAAGGGAGAGTTCATAGGTGGCGCGGACATCGTGTCCGAGATGTTCCAGTCGGGCGAACTGCAGAAGTTTCTCACCGATAAGGGTGTCCCTACGAGCAAGGCAGCTTAG
- a CDS encoding BolA family protein, whose translation MPMEAHEIERLIKEHLPDAEVLIEALKGDGDHYAALVTSAAFAGKSRVQQHQLVYAALKGRMGGELHALALTTRLPGE comes from the coding sequence ATGCCTATGGAGGCTCACGAAATAGAGCGCCTGATCAAGGAGCACCTGCCGGATGCCGAAGTGCTGATCGAGGCGCTTAAAGGCGACGGCGATCATTATGCGGCGCTCGTGACATCGGCCGCTTTCGCAGGAAAGTCACGCGTGCAGCAGCACCAATTGGTTTATGCGGCGCTCAAGGGCCGCATGGGCGGCGAGTTGCACGCCTTGGCGCTTACCACCAGACTTCCCGGCGAGTAA
- a CDS encoding D-alanyl-D-alanine carboxypeptidase family protein → MYAALLKKTRLILLGTAALLAGAQGAAAGPALLTEPATGLVIYAEDADLPWRPASLTKLMTAYLAFEAIRDGRLSPEDMLTSTALSRSQPPSKFGLPLGAQIKVDLAIKALIVKSANDVAIMIAEKIAGSSEAFVEMMNRTAKRLGMTNTRFVNPNGLPQFNPDGTETPDQAVTTARDMALLSNMILKEFPQYAPIFSMTEVRVGNRLLASHNSILKRYDGADGMKTGFVCAAGYNVVASATRNGRQLVAVVLGERSSGARTLRAAALFEHGFEIYPWKAVLAPTLATWPVETPEGAQPADMRGIVCSGRKPAVSAKQKPKRPASQPGHGASGAKPKAVQAPGDQKKPVPKAAHPGAADPAAARTNG, encoded by the coding sequence ATGTACGCAGCATTGTTGAAGAAGACGAGGCTCATCCTTCTCGGAACGGCAGCGTTGCTCGCTGGCGCGCAAGGCGCCGCCGCTGGCCCCGCGCTTCTCACCGAACCGGCGACAGGTCTTGTCATCTACGCCGAAGACGCCGACCTGCCATGGCGGCCTGCCTCGCTCACAAAGCTGATGACGGCCTATCTCGCTTTCGAGGCGATCCGTGACGGCAGGCTGTCTCCCGAGGACATGCTGACGTCCACGGCGCTTTCGCGCAGCCAGCCCCCCAGCAAATTCGGCCTTCCGCTCGGCGCGCAGATCAAGGTCGATCTCGCCATCAAGGCGCTGATCGTCAAATCCGCGAATGACGTTGCGATCATGATCGCCGAAAAGATCGCCGGTTCGAGCGAAGCGTTCGTCGAGATGATGAACCGCACGGCAAAGCGGCTCGGCATGACGAACACGAGGTTCGTCAACCCGAACGGCCTGCCGCAATTCAACCCGGACGGCACCGAAACACCCGACCAGGCGGTTACGACGGCGCGAGACATGGCGCTCCTTTCGAACATGATCCTCAAGGAGTTCCCGCAATACGCGCCCATTTTCTCGATGACCGAGGTTCGCGTCGGCAACCGGCTTCTTGCGTCGCACAACAGCATTCTCAAGCGTTACGACGGGGCGGACGGCATGAAGACCGGCTTCGTCTGCGCGGCGGGATATAATGTCGTGGCGAGCGCAACGCGGAACGGTCGCCAGCTCGTCGCCGTGGTGCTCGGCGAACGCTCGTCCGGGGCGAGGACACTCCGCGCAGCGGCGTTGTTCGAGCACGGCTTCGAGATCTATCCCTGGAAGGCGGTGCTCGCTCCGACGCTCGCGACCTGGCCCGTCGAAACACCCGAAGGCGCGCAACCCGCCGACATGCGCGGCATTGTCTGCAGCGGCCGCAAGCCCGCCGTCAGCGCGAAACAGAAGCCCAAGCGCCCCGCATCGCAACCCGGACACGGCGCATCCGGCGCGAAACCGAAAGCCGTGCAGGCACCGGGGGATCAGAAGAAGCCTGTGCCCAAGGCTGCCCATCCCGGTGCGGCAGACCCTGCCGCCGCCCGCACAAACGGGTGA